A DNA window from Mastomys coucha isolate ucsf_1 unplaced genomic scaffold, UCSF_Mcou_1 pScaffold21, whole genome shotgun sequence contains the following coding sequences:
- the LOC116101473 gene encoding spidroin-1-like, whose amino-acid sequence MRRRRPCCGCPGRSRVKAGAGGPGRGAEGGGRAEGAAALIGGCGAAAGGSEVVRLQSGPRGARRRWRRRRRQRRGHGGRSSGSSGCRVRRGLQGAPMRPGEAQVSAAGCTGRGAGRAKATAGRAGPKGRAEPAGRADPTGRAGQAGSAGRSEAAASGEGGADGGAGQAGSAGRSEATASGEGGAVLARVSR is encoded by the coding sequence ATGCGCCGCCGCCGCCCCTGCTGCGGCTGCCCGGGCCGCTCCAGAGTGAAGGCCGGTGCGGGCGGGCCCGGGCGAGGAGCGGAGGGCGGGGGCCGGGCGGAAGGCGCGGCGGCTCTGATCGGAGGGTGCGGGGCCGCGGCGGGCGGCTCCGAGGTCGTTCGGCTGCAATCGGGGCCCCGCGGAGctcggcggcggtggcggcggcggcggcggcagcggcgcgGACACGGTGGCAGGAGCTCCGGCTCTTCCGGCTGCCGTGTCCGCCGCGGCCTGCAGGGGGCGCCGATGCGACCCGGGGAAGCCCAGGTCTCCGCTGCTGGCTGCACTGGACGCGGGGCGGGGCGCGCAAAGGCCACGGCGGGGAGGGCGGGGCCGAAGGGGAGGGCGGAGCCGGCGGGGAGGGCGGATCCGACGGGGAGGGCGGGGCAGGCGGGGTCTGCTGGGCGCTCAGAGGCCGCGGCCAGCGGGGAGGGCGGAGCCGACGGGGGGGCGGGGCAGGCGGGGTCTGCAGGGCGCTCAGAGGCTACGGCCAGCGGGGAGGGCGGGGCCGTGCTGGCACGGGTCTCTCGGTGA